One window of the Bradyrhizobium sp. NP1 genome contains the following:
- a CDS encoding amino acid ABC transporter substrate-binding protein translates to MNRNHLFGVALALAFAAGQAGAEELTGTLKNIKDTGAITLGYRDSSIPFSYLDDNQKPVGFAMDICYKIVDAVKKELKLDKLEVKLNPVTSSTRIPLLANGTVDLECGSTTNNAERQKQIAFTNTHFLTASRYVSKKASGIKSIDDLKGKSVVSTAGTTNIKQLTEANFARGLNVNIIPAKDHAEAFLMVETDRAVAFVMDDILLASLVAGSKDPATYVISTDAFSKPEPYGIMLRKDDPSFKKVVDAATAALYTSGEGQKLYDKWFTQKIPPKGLNLNAPISPELKAEFAKPSDSPDPESYKAM, encoded by the coding sequence ATGAACCGCAACCATCTGTTTGGTGTCGCGCTCGCTTTAGCATTCGCCGCCGGACAGGCCGGCGCCGAGGAGCTGACCGGGACCTTGAAGAACATCAAGGATACCGGCGCGATCACGCTCGGCTATCGCGATTCTTCCATTCCCTTCTCCTATCTCGACGACAACCAGAAGCCGGTCGGCTTCGCGATGGACATCTGCTACAAGATCGTCGACGCCGTGAAGAAGGAGCTCAAGCTCGACAAGCTCGAGGTCAAGCTCAACCCGGTGACGTCATCGACCCGCATCCCGCTGCTCGCCAACGGCACCGTCGACCTCGAATGCGGCTCGACCACCAACAACGCCGAGCGGCAGAAGCAGATCGCCTTCACCAACACGCATTTCCTCACTGCAAGCCGCTACGTCTCCAAGAAGGCGAGCGGCATCAAGTCGATCGACGACCTCAAGGGCAAGTCGGTGGTCTCGACCGCAGGAACCACCAACATCAAGCAGCTCACCGAGGCGAACTTCGCGCGCGGGCTGAACGTCAACATCATTCCGGCCAAGGACCATGCAGAAGCCTTCCTGATGGTCGAGACCGACCGCGCCGTGGCCTTCGTGATGGACGATATCCTGCTCGCAAGCCTGGTTGCGGGTTCGAAGGATCCCGCCACCTACGTCATCTCGACCGACGCGTTCTCCAAGCCGGAGCCTTACGGCATCATGCTGCGCAAGGACGATCCTTCGTTCAAGAAGGTGGTCGATGCCGCGACCGCTGCGCTCTACACCAGCGGCGAGGGACAGAAGCTTTACGACAAATGGTTCACCCAGAAGATTCCGCCGAAGGGCCTGAACCTCAACGCGCCGATCTCGCCGGAGCTGAAGGCCGAATTCGCAAAACCCTCGGACTCCCCCGATCCGGAGTCCTACAAGGCGATGTGA
- a CDS encoding amino acid ABC transporter substrate-binding protein gives MKHLRLVGFALAAALCAAPAGAEELTGTLKSIKDTGVITLGYRDASIPFSFLDDDQKPIGFAMDICHAIVDAVKRELKLDKLEVRLNQVTSSTRIPLLANGTIDLECGSTTNNPERWKQVAFTNTHFLTASRFVSKKASNISSIDDLKGKSVVSPSGTVNIKQLIEVNAARKLNINIIPAKDYAEAFLMVETDRAVACVMDDILLAGHVAWSKDPAAYVISTDAFSRPEPYGIMLRRDDPAFKKVVDAATAALYTSGEGQKLYDKWFTRQIPPKGLNLNTPISPELKGEFAKPSDSPDPDSYKAM, from the coding sequence ATGAAGCATTTGCGACTAGTCGGATTCGCGCTCGCCGCCGCGCTCTGCGCGGCGCCGGCTGGCGCCGAGGAGTTGACGGGGACGCTGAAGAGCATCAAGGACACCGGCGTGATCACGCTCGGCTACCGGGACGCCTCGATTCCCTTTTCCTTTCTCGACGACGACCAGAAACCGATCGGCTTCGCGATGGACATCTGCCACGCCATCGTCGATGCCGTGAAGCGGGAGCTCAAGCTGGACAAGCTCGAAGTCCGGCTCAACCAGGTGACCTCGTCGACCCGCATTCCGCTGCTCGCCAACGGCACCATCGATCTCGAATGCGGCTCGACCACCAACAATCCCGAACGCTGGAAGCAGGTTGCCTTCACCAACACCCATTTCCTGACCGCGAGCCGCTTCGTCTCCAAGAAGGCCAGCAACATCAGCTCGATCGACGATCTGAAGGGCAAGTCGGTGGTTTCGCCGTCCGGCACCGTCAACATCAAGCAGCTCATCGAAGTGAACGCCGCACGCAAGCTGAACATCAACATCATTCCCGCCAAGGACTATGCCGAGGCCTTTCTGATGGTCGAGACCGATCGCGCGGTGGCTTGCGTGATGGACGATATCCTGTTGGCCGGCCATGTCGCATGGTCGAAGGACCCGGCCGCCTATGTCATCTCGACTGACGCGTTCTCCAGGCCGGAACCCTATGGAATCATGCTGCGCCGGGACGATCCGGCCTTCAAGAAGGTCGTCGATGCGGCGACCGCCGCGCTCTACACCAGCGGCGAGGGGCAGAAGCTCTATGACAAGTGGTTCACCCGCCAGATTCCGCCCAAGGGACTGAACCTCAACACGCCGATCTCGCCGGAGCTGAAGGGCGAATTCGCAAAACCCTCGGACTCGCCCGATCCCGACAGCTACAAGGCGATGTGA
- a CDS encoding amino acid ABC transporter permease, with the protein MNYHWNWHIFLEPAPSGGGTYLDMLLSGLVVTIETSLFAWVIALVSGSVVGVLRTLPSKTANVIGFCYVEFFRNMPLLVQLFLWFFVLPELLPRAWGLWLKQVPHAPFYTAAIGIGLFMSARVAEQLRAGINSLPRGQKMAATALGLTTAQSYIYVLLPIAFRIILPPLTSEFLSTIKNTAVAITIGLIELTGEARSMQEFSFQVFEAFTAATLMYLAINIVVVTAMRLLERRVAIPGYIAGK; encoded by the coding sequence GTGAACTATCACTGGAACTGGCACATCTTCCTCGAGCCGGCGCCGAGCGGCGGCGGCACCTATCTCGACATGTTGCTGTCGGGACTGGTCGTGACCATCGAGACCTCGCTGTTCGCCTGGGTCATCGCGCTGGTATCCGGCTCTGTCGTCGGCGTGCTCAGGACGCTGCCGTCGAAGACCGCCAATGTGATCGGCTTCTGCTATGTCGAGTTCTTCCGCAACATGCCGCTCCTGGTGCAGCTCTTTCTGTGGTTCTTCGTGCTGCCGGAACTGCTGCCGCGCGCCTGGGGGCTGTGGCTGAAGCAGGTGCCGCATGCGCCGTTCTACACCGCCGCGATCGGCATCGGGCTGTTCATGTCGGCGCGCGTCGCCGAGCAGCTGCGCGCCGGCATCAACTCGCTGCCGCGCGGCCAGAAGATGGCGGCGACCGCGCTCGGCCTGACCACGGCGCAATCCTACATCTATGTGCTGCTGCCGATCGCGTTCCGCATCATCCTGCCGCCGCTGACCTCCGAATTCCTCTCCACCATCAAGAACACCGCGGTCGCGATCACCATCGGCCTGATCGAGCTCACGGGCGAGGCGCGCTCGATGCAGGAATTTTCCTTCCAGGTGTTCGAGGCCTTCACGGCGGCGACCCTGATGTATCTGGCGATCAATATCGTCGTCGTCACCGCGATGCGCCTGCTCGAGCGGCGCGTCGCGATCCCAGGCTATATCGCGGGGAAGTGA
- a CDS encoding ABC transporter permease subunit (The N-terminal region of this protein, as described by TIGR01726, is a three transmembrane segment that identifies a subfamily of ABC transporter permease subunits, which specificities that include histidine, arginine, glutamine, glutamate, L-cystine (sic), the opines (in Agrobacterium) octopine and nopaline, etc.) — protein MFANFDFDVIRRSLGYLFLDGMTFTLTLTTLSALGGLIFGTLLALMRLSGLRLLGRIAGLYVDLMRSLPLVLVIFWFYFLVPYIGQWLTGASRPIGVGAFASSLITFIMFEAAYFSEIMRAGIQSISKGQPAAAQALGLTYSQTMRYVVLPQAFRNMLPVLLTQTIVLFQDTSLVYVLSIPDFLGAASKVAQRDGRLVEMYLFAAAVYFVISCIASLGVRRLQARIAIVR, from the coding sequence ATGTTCGCCAATTTCGACTTCGACGTGATCCGCCGCTCGCTCGGCTATCTGTTCCTCGACGGCATGACCTTCACGCTGACGCTGACGACGCTCTCGGCGCTCGGCGGCCTGATCTTCGGCACGCTGCTTGCGCTGATGCGCCTCTCCGGGCTCAGGCTGCTCGGGCGGATTGCCGGTCTTTATGTCGATCTCATGCGATCGCTGCCGCTGGTGCTGGTGATCTTCTGGTTCTACTTCCTGGTGCCTTATATCGGGCAATGGCTGACAGGCGCATCGCGTCCGATCGGCGTCGGCGCGTTTGCCTCCTCGCTGATCACCTTCATCATGTTCGAGGCCGCCTACTTCTCCGAGATCATGCGCGCCGGCATCCAGTCGATCTCGAAAGGGCAGCCGGCCGCGGCGCAGGCGCTCGGCCTCACCTACAGCCAGACCATGCGCTACGTCGTGCTGCCCCAGGCGTTCCGCAACATGCTGCCGGTGCTGTTGACCCAGACCATCGTGCTGTTCCAGGACACCTCGCTGGTCTATGTGCTGTCGATCCCCGACTTCCTCGGTGCTGCCAGCAAGGTGGCGCAACGCGACGGGCGATTGGTCGAGATGTACCTGTTCGCCGCCGCCGTCTATTTCGTGATTTCGTGCATTGCTTCCCTCGGGGTCCGCCGCCTGCAGGCGCGGATCGCCATCGTCCGCTAG